The DNA segment CTCATcgcaattatatattttttttctttttaatttaaatttcataatataatataataaatatataaatttatttttaaatttaaaaaaaaaacaaatataagTATAACCATAATGAGTGTAATGacctaatttttttaatataaataaataattataaaattatgaaatttttaatCAAACTAAATCAATAATTGGCTTTAAACATAATAATTTAACCACTACTCCATAAATCTTATTATTGTTTGGAATTAAAATTATAggttttgattttttaaaattaaaaattaaaatcgaaTCGTAGAAGATCAATTCGATTGAATAGAAAATCGATAGCGAAGCTAACTTTAGCTTGAATGTCCGACGATCCATCATGCTTCAAAAAATGTTGCCTAACATAAATAGCATAATCCaatccagcccaattcaaacTGATCGTTTATATTTATTGACCTCGACGACTCCATAATCAAGTAAAAAAAAGGAGCAAAAGTCTTAGTTCTAGAACACCATGGACTCAGCCCATCTATTGCTGTATGGTGATGTCTTCCTCCGATGATAACTTCGTCACCTGGTGGCCTCTAATTTGCTACGTCGCATCTAATCGTCAAGCTCAGTCGATCTCAACTGACGACCTTAACGACGAGGGAAGAATAGCTGAGTTCTAGAACATGACGACCCTGATGACGTAGTCCGGAGAGAAGAAGTCAACGCAGCCTTAGAGAGGAAAGGAAGAAAGGAAAACACCCAAGAAACCAGAACTAAATCCAGGAGGAAGCTTCTTCcaagaaccaaaaaaaaaaaaaggggtggaAGAAGACCTAAGATTCTATTTTATCTTCTCATTCGTCATGAATTTTATTGATTTTGTATAGGTAATACTGAATATACAAACAAACTATCTAGTCGCTTTCGTGAATGACGAACTACACAAAGATTTAGGGATCATTACTTacttgaatatttattttatatatttataattattcatatttttatatcatcataataatatGTATGATATCTTCAgtgtgtttgtttttttttttttcaacaaaaatattaaataaattttgggTCTACacctattttttttaaaaaaaaaattatccgcACCCAAATAGTAAGTAACGAAAATGAAATTCAATTCGAGAActttatatatgatatattatcATTACTCAAacgtttattttatatatttataattactcataattttaaatcatcatagtATGATATCTTCTGGTTGTTTTTTTTCGACGAAAATATTAAATGAACATTAGGTCTATACCTATTTTTCATACCTTCTTTTATGTGTGCTTAAATAGTAAATTCAAAGTGAAGTTCTTATAATATACTGTCAAAATTTACAACATACTCTTCATGATATATTATCAACATCTTGATGGATTATAGGAGGTGAAGATATAGAGTGACATTTACGCGTAAAATTTAGTTGATGTTACTTGTTTTAGATAAAAACCATGAGAATAGTACGTTGGTGTTAAAAATGGTTAAATCACTGTAAGAACAATCGAAAGAAGCAAATAAAGGAAGGGTTGCATGCACATCACTACTTGTCATCTCCCTTTTTATCTTCGCATTGTTTGAACATCCCGAGACACAAAAGGCCAGTGGAGAAAGGTCGCGATGCTTCCTTTTTGTGTGGTGCACTCCAACAAGGCACATCACCAACTCCCACTTCTCACAAAAGAAAGCCATGATGGGTTCCATAGCTCGGGGACGACTAGCGAGACATCGACATACCAATGATGTCGCCTAAATTAAAGTGGGCAATGAGAGGTCACATGTGATCGGCGAGGGGGTCTTGTCCACTCCCACCCCAACATCTCTAGATCGGTCGGATGGCCTCGTAATGACATTTCTCACCCGAGCTTCGACTAGTATGTAGAATTTGGCTATGGAGTGATaagtagatagatagatagattattattattattattattattattattttattgaagTCGAAACACTTTATCATAAGACACCACAACCGTATTACAAATTCGATTCTTAAAAGATAGATAAATTGGATATGATAGGAGATTTGATTGAAATATTCGTATAAGCATCGAATTTCAACCGAGATTAGATATTTTCCTTACCATATACGATTAGAATCGACATCGACATCAACAACAACATACATTTAGAGAAGCGATAAACATGACATACGggtagagcaaaagatttctaaGCCAACatataataaagaaaaagaagaagaagaataatgtAGTAGCAATCTAGATTTGGTTAGGGGGGGAGGTGGAAGAGCATCGATGCTACGATCTTTACTGTTGACTCCGGCCGATCCCAAAGTAAGAAAAGCATATATCCCATGCATTAGGATGTGACGGTTCACCATTTGTAGTACCATAAAGACACACACCCAAAGTCAACTTTAAATCCTCTAAAATTATGGCCAATTATTTCGTGGTAATTGAGTTCACCCCCACATCAATTCTATATGTTATTGGAACTTCTCCTCTTTCCAACTTTTGCCGATACTCGGACATATCCTCCGCAGGGCCACAGATTACCGTAACACCTCATCACCTGACATGGCCATCGCAGCAGTCGACAGGATGGATAAGAGTAAGAATTTTACCCAAATATATAGTTTTATATATAGAGATAGAGGtgaattcttgaaaaaataaaatctcgAGTTTGATTTGATGTTTTTTTTCTAGAGCATCTCAACTTTAAAAATTTCAACAAAGAATCTTTTACTACGCGGAAAAAGAACATTCTACTCTTACATTTCTCTaactcgtcgtcgtcgtctctgCTACTTTATTGATCGTACCCTTATATGCTTTGTCAGTGACCCTCACGTGAGGAATAAGGAGAAGTAATAATAGTCATCGTCGCTAGCAACTATCGAACGAGGGTTTATCGTTGCTCGCAATCCTAATCTTATATAAGGATACCCCCTTCATCTCATGCGTCAATCCTTGTTAGAGAGAGGACGTGGATCGCTATGACCTTTTAAGCACGTGATGAAAGCAATAGTGAGGCTcaagaataaaataattatttattaaaaaaatattatgtaagaATTAAAATTTTTCAAAACCAAAATGCTAGAGAAAATtctcaaagatttttttttccaaaataataaaataatagagattatatatatatatatatatatatatatatatatatatatactttaaaaaaatatataattttgatgatttttgaaaaaaaaaccaTGTGTCATGGTCAGAGAACCTCTTATTATTTTAAAAGATCATTTTGGCCCTATCTCTATTAAACCCGTCATGACATTAGTTGACCCTGATGACTTTGTACTCTTAACCTAGACTTTTATACGAAGAAGAAGAGACTCCAAAATTATCATCATCACTCATATCCATCGGAGCGACGATTTATTATCGCTTGCAATCCTAAACCCGTGTGGTGTTACACTTCTTCATCTTAACTATTATATAAGGAAAAAAAGATGGTACAAGAGACATTATTATCTTCAACTCACCAACGGGACGAGAGCTAagagtaaaataattatttataaaaatattatttttataattaaaaaattaagacgCTTTctgaaaaaaattcaaaattaaaGAATATTTTCCAAAAAATCGCCCTCTATATATTATGCATATCCATTGGGTTCCACCATCAAAGGAAAAGGGCGAAGGAAGGAAGAGCGATCTTGCTCTTCGTTGCTTCTCCGTGTTCCTCCTCATCGTAAAGGCCGGACCTTTCCGCAGTATTCCCGCCGGTGTCGCCTTCCTGGAGATCAGAGCCGGGAAAAGATTATTCTTTTGGTGTTCTGATCTTGGCACGACGCGGTCTCTGTCGATTCTTTCGTCAGATGCGCAGACCTTCGCTGCCCGATCGATTGGTGCTTCCGTGAGCGGATGCGGTTTGCCCTAATTCTCCGGCGGTGTTAGATTGATTCGTAGGAATGGAGAGCTCTCTGGCGAGTACCAATTCGCCTCCCCCGTTCCTCACCAAGACGTACGAGATGGTGGACGACCCGACGACCAACTCCATTGTGTCGTGGAGCCCCACCAACGCGAGCTTCGTGGTGTGGAACCAGCTGGAGTTTGCTAGGGATTTGCTCCCCAGGTACTTCAAGCACAACAACTTCTCCAGCTTCGTGAGGCAGCTCAATACTTACGTAAGTAGAGCTATTCCACTCAAAGGTCTCCTTTTCTGACAGAAATCAACAAGTTTTTGGGCCTCCTGTTTGTCTTAATTGCTTCTGCTAAACAACCTACTGTTCTTCACTGAATTCTTGGTTAGAAATCAAATGATTGAGCTGGTGAACTGTTTTGCACTATTCCAAGATTCAAGCGGCATATCTGTTGATTTACCATAGGTTCGATGGACTTTCGAGGAGTTCTTCCCGTGTTTCCCTTCCTCGATTCTTCTTCTTGCAGTGGCTTGAACTTCACCTGTTTCTCCATAAGCGGTTCCAAGAATTCTTAAGCGTTCATGTTGTTCCTTGCAGGGTTTCAGGAAGATAGAACCGGATCAATGGGAGTTCGCAAATGAGGGTTTCAAACGGGGACAAAGGCACCTCTTGAACAACATACACAGACGCAAGCCGGTACACAGCCATTCGCTGCACGGCCAACTCAACTCTTCAGCGCCATTATCGGACGCTGAAAAGCAGGAGCTCGAAGAGGAGATCGAGAGGCTTAAGCAAGAAAAGGTTGTGCTTGTGAATGAGCTTCAGAAGCAGCACACGCAGGTGCAGCACCAAATGCGGTCCTTGGAAGGAAGATTACAGGCTCTGGGGAACCGACTCAGAGGTTTGATAGCCTTCTTGAAGCGAATCGTAAAGGAACCTCGGGGACTATCTAACCTCGTGCAACACTTTGATCTTCACAGCACAAGGAAGAGGAGGTTGCCTCATTTTGATTGCTTCGATGAGGATGCTAACATCGATGACAATCAAATTGCAATTTTCCAGCCAGACATTCCTTCCGTGCAAGCACTTGACACGGAGCCTTTTGAGACGCTGGAATCATCCTTGAATTCATTGGAGAATTTCTTCAGAGGTTTCGGTCAAGCGTCCGGTGGTGGCATGTTCTATGACAGTATCGTGTCCTGCCCCTCCTTTGATTTATATCTTTCCGAGATGAATGCATCGTCGGAGGATACCGACGCAAAACTACAACCTTCTTCACCTTGTCCCGGAGAAATCTATACATCTCTAGACACAGCTGAGCGCACAGGTCATGTCGCAATTCATCCGACAGATTCACGTAGCAAGGTTTCTGAGATAGATATGAATGCAGAACCcactgctacccgtgtcgattcaTCAAGAGATCTAACTACTGGCACAGCATCTACTATGCTTGAAGGAGTAAATGATGTGTTCTGGGAACAGTTCTTTACAGAGACGCCAGGTTCTGATGATGTGCAAAAAGTCCAGTTcaaaagaaaatattcagatGGCAAACgcaaaaagaaaagcaagtgGGGGAACACATGGTTGAATAGGAAAAATGTCGATCACCTTGCGGTAGGGAAAACCTGATTGCCTCTGTTTGGTATGTTAATATCTGATTTGCTAGTGCAGTATAGTTCATGGTAGTCATGTATGATAAGTTAATATGCCCCCTCAGTTTCTTGACTTGATTTTACTGATCTAGCGGATCGACTCACTTCTCCGATGCATGTTGTTCGAAGATCCAATTCGACACACACTGTGTTCGATCTTGTAAACAGGTCTGATACATGTTTAGATCAGCTTTGTGTTTGTGATGCTTCATAGCTCCTCTGTTTTCCGGGTCGTCTCATCCAGTTCGATCGTATGTTTTTGTGGTCTCTCGGATCGTATATGTGTTGCTTTTGGAAGAGATTcattaaattatgatttttttttttaagaattagaTATAATCGCAACAGAGATAGAATAAAAGATACTCAATTTAAGTTGGTGTGAATAACGAGATTTATGGATGATTTAATCGATCCAAAATAGTTGGAATATTATGATTTATTGCTGCTGTTGTAAGCAGACCAACAATGGTTGCGAGAGACACAGTTGAAATCCTCATGCTTGCGCATGGGAGCATCTGTGCCCTGCAATCTTATGCTTGCAGCCATCGCCGAGCTCGCTTCGGTTCGGTGCGGAGATCTTGAATCCCCGCAACGCTCCGAGGCAACGCATGGGGCTCCCACCTCTGCTACGGAGCTCCTCTCCCAGTCGGCGGACGTGGCGCTGTGGTACGCCAACCAGAGGAAGCGGGACTGCGCGCTGGTCCACTCCACCTTGAGCTACGGCGAGAACATCTTATGGGGGAGCAGGGGAAGAGCTGGAAGACCGGGGACGCCGTCGCCGCCTGGGTAGCGGAGCAGCGCGACTACGACTACGGAAGCAACACCGAGTGCTACCACTACACCCGGCTGGTGTGGAGGACGACGCAGCGCGTCGGCTGCGGCAAGACCTGCTGCAGCAGGCGGCGACACCTACGTCGCTTGCGAGTACGACCCGCACGGCAACGTCAACGGCGGGAGGCCTCAGCGAGGAGTGTCCTACAGATAAGAGTGACAGGGTATTGCTTCGCCTTTCAATCATGGGGTTCTTCGTCTTGCCATGGCCATGACGGAAGTGAAAACCAGCTCTCAAGTTGACTTTGGTCGACTTGAATTCCAAAATAAGTCAACTTTACTCTTCAGATTGGCTTCCGCAATACTCAAATCGACATGCACGAAAAGTACGCAGCAAACTAGCAACCAAATGGCAGCAGAATCCATCCATGGATAGCTCAAGAAGCTTGGGCTGTCCGTCAGCAGATCCGCCAATCCTGTCAACATTTCTCACAGTATTGGGCTAAATTGGGCTTATTAGTACTCATAGTATGCCATTCATTAGAGCAATCACAATCCTGACGTCCGAATcacaaagaaatcatgttatcATCCATGTCGAAGTGTCTCCACATGCGTGAACAAGACCTGCGGATGCTGCCTCCATCTCTCGCCTTCACGGTGTTCCCGTAGGGCATCCTTGGAATATGTCGGAGTCAGACCTCTTATCCCGAGCAACGCGATGCACTCCTCTCTCATTTCTTCTTCCCACCTTTTGAAGGATGGGGATGGGCTGAAGACTTACACCGACTGATGCCCTGCCCTGCCCTCCCCCAGTCACGTCTACATCACGAGAGCAAGCACGATTTCAGAACCCAAATTCTGGACGCCATCAAGGTGTTTGCTTGATTGCCTCTGAGAAGTCGTAAGTAGGAAACCCCATCTAAGCACTATCTCCACCTCCATCGATGACTATGTAGATATAGATGCATCACTCCTATAATTCAATTTCACTACTACAATTCATTAAGATGAAATAGGATGATGGTCTCCGTCTACAGGTAGGTCGGGTCCAGTAATATTAGATACGGCTTGGCAATCTACTTAAGATAATTACAATCCGATTAAGATTCGTGGCTTAGAatagtattcttcttttcttttacctGCAAAATAGTGGAGGCTGCAAACGCAGCATGTGTTGTACATCATATAAAAGTACGATTCCTTCTTATCCGACCGATGTGACATCCACCTCCCTCTCTATTTCTAAATATTATCGCCAATTTATTATATCCTCCTTCCATCCCACACGTTTTAGGAATCATCTTCTTCCGATCCCTCTCCCCTCAAACGCCATTGGACTCCAAATCATCTCTATGATGGATGATAACACATGGAATCATTCATCGTATCACCCGACTCAACGCCGCTTGAATGGACTAAAAACCTAATTAATCTATTTTATACGGACGGCGGAGATGACATCAGTAGGTGCGGGGAAGCCGCCGCGAGGGTCCATCGAGTCGTTCGTTTGGGTCAAACTCTCCGAATCGAGGTCCAATCAAAGGGATATACCCAAACGGCGTCTCCATCCATCGGATAAGCCAACGAGAGCCGCACCGATTCCTGCAGGTATGTCCTCCGCCTGTGAAATCTTGACGCCATTGCGGCTTATTATTTAGTCTATCGAGTTCGGTCGAGTTTGATGGTATGCGCTGTGAGGTGGTTGTCGCCGGTCGAGATGACGCATACGCACAGGTCGGAGTACACCACACCCAAAAGCAGTCCCCATCATCCGATCCAACCGGCATCTCAATTGGATTGCTCGTGTCTTAACACACTAAAAGATTTCTTCCTAACCTACATGGAATTCTACGCTGATAGCGATTAGGTTGCCGGATCCAACGTGGATTAATTTAAGATTCGGTTCGAGATTAACATCTCATGAGCTGCGAGTATGGGAAGGGTCGACTGAGTCAACCGACCATAAAGTCAACCGGTCGGTACTGATCTCAGAAAAGGCACTGATGTTTCCCGAGTGCTATACTAATCACCGTTGGATTAGTGGGTAAACCGACGCGGCGTAAGCTGGTCAACGGACGCCGAGACGAATCCACTGGTATTACTGTTACGAGGCGGCTTACGGAGGTGTGCGGAGTCAAATCCAATGACCGAACGTACTAAGTGGCCACGGGCTGGGCCGGGGTGTAGGGCAGGG comes from the Musa acuminata AAA Group cultivar baxijiao chromosome BXJ2-8, Cavendish_Baxijiao_AAA, whole genome shotgun sequence genome and includes:
- the LOC103996086 gene encoding heat stress transcription factor A-4b; this encodes MESSLASTNSPPPFLTKTYEMVDDPTTNSIVSWSPTNASFVVWNQLEFARDLLPRYFKHNNFSSFVRQLNTYGFRKIEPDQWEFANEGFKRGQRHLLNNIHRRKPVHSHSLHGQLNSSAPLSDAEKQELEEEIERLKQEKVVLVNELQKQHTQVQHQMRSLEGRLQALGNRLRGLIAFLKRIVKEPRGLSNLVQHFDLHSTRKRRLPHFDCFDEDANIDDNQIAIFQPDIPSVQALDTEPFETLESSLNSLENFFRGFGQASGGGMFYDSIVSCPSFDLYLSEMNASSEDTDAKLQPSSPCPGEIYTSLDTAERTGHVAIHPTDSRSKVSEIDMNAEPTATRVDSSRDLTTGTASTMLEGVNDVFWEQFFTETPGSDDVQKVQFKRKYSDGKRKKKSKWGNTWLNRKNVDHLAVGKT